From the genome of Rhizobium binae, one region includes:
- a CDS encoding CHASE2 domain-containing protein gives MTRVQQIGVVIGLAIVALLTILRAGDPGLFKLIRGVTFDEYQRLVPRTFKPMPVRVIDIDEASLREFGQWPWPRDRLALLVDRLSQMGAAAIAFDVLFSEPDRLSPRNVVREAGGIDPSLAEKLPDNDEIFARSIAEKPVVLGFGLSNEGNYRPPVKAGFAFTGESPVSAPPYLGASTPLRPQLEANAGGLGHISLNPGNPSPVVRAVPLFLTDGVQLYPNLAVEALRVAQGASTYVLSGAPDRAGIMTSAKIGDFIVPLTAAGELWLYVTPDRAERYISARQVLAPDGASAETAAAIEGSIVFVGTSAAGLQDIRVTALGENVPGVSLHAQAVEQILSGQFLSRPDWADGLEILVIAVLGCLLVVVTTFVSPAVALVCGLLITAMALVASWLSFLYAGLLLDPLAPIISGSIIHFAATSFKILVIDRERREVRRAFGHYLSPSLLHRIEHNRDALRLGGDDRELTVMFVDVRNFTEMSERLAPTDVVAFLNTLLDALSRHVVANEGTLDKFIGDSIMAFWNAPVDVADHQTKAVRTALAMRETLAELNAGDAFGFGPDQEVEIGIGIHTGLACVGNMGAKTRFNYSAVGDAVNVAARIESSCKEVGFDILISDSTARSVQGMALIEAGALPLKGKTNRTQILAVVGDERVAASAEFSTLVVVHQQLMQALQSHSRNSRKLMGTAKLRAVQVTVGLAEFYKRISGRTDHFREVPERVEKSAAD, from the coding sequence ATGACGCGCGTGCAGCAAATCGGTGTCGTTATCGGCCTGGCGATCGTGGCTCTGCTCACGATCCTGCGGGCAGGCGATCCCGGGCTTTTCAAGCTGATCCGCGGCGTAACGTTCGATGAGTATCAGCGGCTGGTTCCGAGGACCTTCAAGCCGATGCCGGTCCGCGTCATCGACATCGATGAGGCCTCATTGCGCGAATTCGGCCAATGGCCCTGGCCGCGGGACCGGCTGGCTCTCCTGGTGGACCGGCTTTCGCAGATGGGTGCTGCGGCCATCGCCTTCGACGTTCTCTTCTCCGAACCGGACCGGTTGTCGCCGCGCAATGTCGTGCGCGAGGCGGGCGGGATCGACCCTTCGCTGGCCGAAAAACTGCCCGACAATGACGAGATATTCGCCCGCTCGATTGCAGAAAAGCCCGTCGTGCTCGGCTTCGGCCTTTCCAACGAGGGCAATTACCGGCCGCCCGTCAAGGCGGGCTTCGCGTTCACGGGCGAAAGCCCCGTCTCGGCTCCACCCTATCTTGGCGCCTCGACGCCGCTCAGGCCTCAACTGGAGGCAAATGCGGGGGGGCTCGGACACATCAGCCTCAACCCCGGAAATCCTTCGCCGGTGGTGCGGGCGGTCCCGCTGTTCCTGACCGACGGAGTACAGCTCTACCCGAATCTCGCCGTCGAAGCGTTGCGTGTCGCGCAGGGAGCCTCAACCTATGTTCTATCGGGCGCACCCGACCGCGCCGGAATCATGACATCGGCAAAGATCGGGGATTTCATCGTGCCGCTGACCGCGGCGGGCGAACTCTGGCTCTATGTCACTCCCGATCGTGCCGAGCGGTATATCTCCGCCCGGCAGGTGCTAGCGCCTGACGGAGCCTCCGCGGAGACGGCAGCCGCTATCGAAGGCAGCATCGTCTTCGTCGGCACATCGGCGGCCGGCTTGCAGGACATCCGCGTCACCGCGCTCGGCGAGAACGTTCCCGGCGTTTCGCTGCATGCGCAAGCCGTCGAGCAAATCCTTTCCGGCCAGTTCCTGTCCCGGCCCGACTGGGCGGATGGCCTCGAAATCCTTGTCATTGCCGTGCTCGGATGCCTGCTTGTCGTGGTGACGACCTTTGTCAGCCCCGCCGTCGCGCTGGTTTGCGGCCTGTTGATCACGGCAATGGCGCTGGTGGCGTCGTGGCTTTCCTTTCTTTATGCCGGGCTTCTTCTCGATCCGCTGGCGCCGATCATCAGTGGGTCGATTATTCACTTCGCCGCGACCTCGTTCAAGATCCTGGTGATCGACCGAGAGCGGCGCGAAGTGCGGCGCGCCTTCGGGCATTATCTTTCACCGTCGCTGCTCCACCGCATCGAGCATAACCGCGATGCATTGCGTCTCGGCGGAGATGACCGCGAGCTGACGGTCATGTTCGTCGATGTCAGGAACTTCACCGAGATGAGCGAGAGACTGGCGCCGACGGATGTAGTGGCCTTCCTGAATACGCTGCTCGATGCGCTGAGCCGTCATGTCGTCGCCAATGAAGGCACGCTCGACAAGTTCATCGGCGATTCGATCATGGCGTTCTGGAATGCGCCCGTCGATGTGGCGGATCACCAAACAAAGGCAGTTCGCACGGCACTTGCCATGCGCGAGACGCTCGCCGAACTGAACGCCGGCGACGCCTTCGGCTTCGGGCCCGATCAGGAGGTCGAGATCGGCATCGGCATCCATACCGGCCTTGCCTGCGTCGGCAATATGGGCGCCAAGACCCGCTTCAACTATTCGGCCGTCGGAGACGCGGTCAACGTCGCGGCCCGTATCGAATCGTCCTGCAAGGAGGTCGGCTTCGATATCCTCATTTCCGACAGCACGGCGCGGTCGGTGCAGGGAATGGCGCTGATCGAAGCCGGCGCGCTTCCGCTCAAGGGGAAAACCAACCGGACACAGATCCTTGCCGTCGTCGGCGACGAACGCGTTGCAGCATCCGCCGAATTTTCAACCCTTGTCGTCGTCCACCAGCAGTTGATGCAGGCCTTGCAATCGCATTCCAGGAACAGCCGGAAGCTCATGGGTACGGCCAAGCTGAGGGCGGTGCAGGTGACCGTCGGCCTAGCGGAATTCTATAAGCGCATATCCGGCAGGACCGATCATTTCCGGGAAGTGCCCGAAAGGGTCGAAAAAAGCGCCGCAGACTGA
- a CDS encoding adenylate/guanylate cyclase domain-containing protein produces MLAGLPLAVWLDISDLSGNTLRHQAHDMSSLISSIRSYYSANVVGRVLAAHASGATEGTVVSHNYANIPGAIPLPATLSLELGDVIKEQQANITYRFVSDLPFKSRASHDLDRFETKALAALRADPQQTLTDLTRVGLTDTLRFITPVVMGQACVACHNSHPESPKTDWKVGDVRGIQEVIIRQPYAGNVFAFKYLLCYFLFVAVIGISFILLQRQQARAIHSANVDLEAANEFLASVSLKISRYLSPQIYKSIFSGQKDVVVHTERKRLTIFFSDIKDFTATTERLQPEALTEMLNEYLTEMSNIALAHGGTVDKFIGDAMLVFFGDPETKGPEEDAKACLRMAVDMQRRLGELKDRWRRNGTEEPFVVRMGINSGYCNVGNFGSSDRMDYTIIGAEANLAARLQSIAQGGEIVISYETYALVSEIVDAHSLPPITMKGIQREIVPYAVDGLTLGADHKSRVLSEHLAGLDLHLDMSRLEPADRLRVRTALKDAIAALDEAAPEVAGS; encoded by the coding sequence ATGCTTGCGGGGCTGCCGCTTGCCGTCTGGCTCGATATCAGCGATCTCTCGGGCAATACCCTGCGGCATCAGGCTCACGACATGAGCTCGCTGATCTCAAGCATCCGCTCCTATTATTCCGCCAATGTCGTGGGCCGCGTTCTGGCTGCCCATGCCAGCGGCGCGACCGAAGGCACCGTTGTCTCTCACAACTACGCCAATATACCGGGTGCCATCCCGCTGCCGGCCACGCTGTCCCTGGAGCTCGGCGACGTCATCAAGGAGCAGCAGGCCAATATCACCTACCGTTTCGTCTCCGACCTGCCTTTCAAGAGCCGCGCATCCCACGACCTCGACCGGTTCGAGACGAAAGCGCTTGCCGCCTTGCGCGCCGATCCGCAGCAGACGCTGACCGACCTCACGCGTGTCGGATTGACCGATACTTTGCGCTTCATCACCCCGGTGGTCATGGGCCAGGCCTGCGTTGCCTGCCACAACAGCCATCCCGAAAGCCCGAAGACAGATTGGAAGGTGGGCGACGTGCGCGGCATTCAGGAGGTCATCATCCGGCAGCCCTATGCCGGCAACGTCTTCGCCTTCAAATATCTGCTCTGTTATTTTCTGTTCGTCGCCGTTATCGGCATCAGCTTCATTCTGCTCCAGCGCCAGCAGGCGCGCGCTATCCACAGCGCCAATGTGGATTTGGAAGCGGCAAACGAATTCCTCGCCAGCGTTTCCCTGAAGATTTCGCGTTATCTCTCGCCGCAGATCTACAAAAGCATCTTCTCCGGACAGAAGGACGTCGTCGTCCATACCGAGCGCAAACGCCTGACGATCTTCTTCTCCGACATCAAGGATTTCACCGCGACGACCGAGCGCCTGCAGCCGGAAGCCCTGACGGAGATGCTCAACGAATATCTGACCGAAATGTCGAACATTGCGCTCGCCCATGGCGGCACGGTGGACAAGTTCATCGGCGACGCCATGCTGGTCTTTTTCGGCGATCCGGAAACGAAGGGGCCGGAGGAGGATGCGAAAGCCTGCCTGCGCATGGCCGTCGACATGCAGCGCCGTCTCGGCGAACTCAAAGACAGATGGCGCAGAAACGGCACCGAAGAGCCCTTCGTCGTCCGCATGGGCATCAACAGCGGCTATTGCAACGTCGGCAATTTCGGCAGCAGCGATCGCATGGACTATACGATCATCGGGGCCGAGGCCAACCTCGCAGCCCGGTTGCAATCGATCGCCCAGGGCGGTGAAATCGTCATCAGCTACGAAACCTACGCGCTGGTCAGTGAAATCGTCGATGCCCATTCCCTGCCGCCGATCACGATGAAGGGCATACAACGCGAGATCGTGCCCTATGCGGTGGATGGGCTGACGCTCGGTGCGGATCATAAGAGCCGCGTCCTCAGCGAGCACCTCGCGGGTCTCGACCTGCATCTAGACATGAGCCGGCTGGAGCCCGCCGATCGCCTCCGGGTCAGGACCGCCCTTAAGGACGCAATCGCCGCACTGGACGAAGCTGCGCCCGAGGTCGCCGGATCGTGA
- the rpsU gene encoding 30S ribosomal protein S21 yields MQVLVRDNNVDQALRALKKKMQREGIFREMKMRDYYEKPSQKRAREKAEAVRRVRKLARKRAQREGLVAR; encoded by the coding sequence GTGCAGGTACTTGTCCGCGATAACAATGTCGATCAGGCTCTCCGCGCTCTCAAGAAGAAGATGCAGCGCGAAGGCATTTTCCGCGAAATGAAGATGCGCGACTACTACGAGAAGCCGTCGCAGAAGCGTGCTCGCGAAAAGGCCGAGGCTGTTCGCCGCGTTCGCAAGCTGGCCCGTAAGCGCGCCCAGCGCGAAGGCCTTGTCGCACGCTAA
- a CDS encoding tetratricopeptide repeat protein — translation MAVTTFNPSRAWRLQKTALLPAMVLAAMVGLAGCETTNTTDAVIRIDKAQGSEENIASLTAVINANPKDPEGYNVRGSAYGRGGQFRQALNDFNTALQINPRFFQAYANRALVYRNMGQQAQAIADYNAALQINPSYDVAYIGRGNVYRMAGQDDQAFNDFNRAIQLGTTDGRAYHNRGLIYQKRNQQDKAIDDFSKAISLAPNSPEPYNGRGISYIALNDDDNAFADFNHAIELNGNIAESWANQALVYERRGDKAKAARSYRHAVGLDPKYQPARDGLARVGGSAG, via the coding sequence ATGGCTGTTACCACCTTCAATCCGTCCCGCGCCTGGCGCCTGCAGAAGACCGCATTGCTGCCCGCTATGGTGTTGGCCGCCATGGTCGGCCTCGCCGGCTGCGAAACGACCAATACCACTGACGCCGTGATCCGCATCGACAAGGCGCAGGGTTCGGAAGAGAATATTGCGTCGCTGACGGCGGTTATCAACGCCAATCCCAAGGATCCCGAAGGATACAATGTCCGCGGCTCCGCCTACGGCCGCGGCGGCCAATTTCGCCAGGCGTTGAACGATTTCAACACGGCTCTGCAGATCAATCCGCGCTTTTTCCAAGCCTATGCCAACCGCGCCCTGGTCTATCGCAACATGGGTCAGCAGGCCCAGGCGATCGCCGACTACAACGCCGCGCTGCAGATCAACCCGAGCTATGACGTCGCCTATATCGGCCGCGGCAATGTCTATCGCATGGCTGGTCAGGACGACCAGGCCTTCAACGATTTCAACCGGGCGATCCAACTCGGCACCACCGACGGCCGCGCCTATCACAATCGCGGCCTGATTTACCAGAAACGCAATCAGCAGGACAAGGCGATCGACGATTTCTCGAAAGCGATCTCGCTCGCACCGAATTCGCCCGAGCCCTATAACGGCCGCGGCATTTCCTACATCGCGCTGAACGACGACGATAACGCCTTTGCCGATTTCAACCATGCAATCGAGCTCAACGGCAACATCGCCGAATCCTGGGCCAACCAGGCGCTCGTCTACGAGCGCCGCGGCGACAAGGCGAAGGCTGCCCGCTCCTATCGCCATGCAGTCGGGCTTGATCCGAAATACCAGCCGGCCCGCGATGGTCTCGCCCGGGTTGGCGGTTCAGCCGGCTAA
- a CDS encoding sensor histidine kinase, which yields MKIVALFFPKASIGTYLVAMAVAIALPIFAFVALLLLQLEDNQRSTLKRETAQDALALSRIIDRQLQDMATTLRLLSSSPELENGDLASFHERTETALRNNSLYVLAVDRTGNQLLNTRRPFGTPLGQMANIASLDAAMKSGRIEASDVFRGRTSGDWVYNVTLPRADDPVAALIITQDAGDLGKLVTTQGLAPGWSAAVIDQSGHVVVAAGPAALEPGTPFDPRILPALSFSRGVFEDKTILPHMLLGYAQIPGWSWKTVIWGPVAQASILSTWRFLIIGGVALVLVAVLAAYAVARQVRTTIRDIADMAKRMGDGHIVSPVETSVIEANQVAIALSNASFDRSQTEDRLRFVMHELVHRTKNLLTLAQAMMRQLAKQADSVETFQAAVADRLEGLGRSIELLTSEQWGGVSLRRVVDIHLQAFPQSREQIEITGEDFVLKPDAVQNLGLALHELVTNSVKYGALSVPQGRVRFEWRDVREEDKPDALLRFTWEERGGPPVIEPSRTGFGTTVIKAHAAAAFRGTVEIDFRPEGLLWVLTAQRNTLERD from the coding sequence ATGAAGATCGTTGCGCTATTCTTCCCAAAGGCTTCAATTGGCACCTACCTCGTCGCCATGGCGGTGGCGATCGCGCTGCCGATTTTCGCCTTCGTGGCGCTGCTTCTGCTGCAGTTGGAGGACAACCAGCGTTCGACGCTGAAGCGCGAGACGGCGCAGGACGCGCTTGCCCTTTCGCGCATCATCGACCGCCAGCTTCAGGACATGGCGACGACGCTGCGTCTGTTGTCGAGTTCGCCGGAGCTTGAAAACGGCGATCTCGCTTCCTTCCACGAGCGCACGGAAACAGCGCTGCGCAACAATTCGCTTTACGTCCTCGCCGTCGATCGCACCGGTAACCAACTGCTGAATACACGCCGGCCCTTCGGGACGCCGCTCGGACAGATGGCAAACATCGCCTCCCTCGATGCCGCCATGAAATCCGGTCGCATCGAGGCTTCGGACGTTTTTCGCGGCAGAACCAGCGGTGATTGGGTCTATAATGTTACCCTCCCGCGGGCGGATGATCCGGTCGCCGCCCTCATCATCACGCAGGATGCGGGGGATCTCGGAAAGCTGGTGACGACTCAGGGCCTTGCTCCCGGCTGGTCGGCCGCCGTCATCGATCAAAGCGGTCACGTGGTCGTTGCCGCCGGCCCGGCAGCGCTGGAACCCGGCACTCCCTTCGATCCGCGTATCCTGCCGGCGCTTAGCTTCTCCCGAGGTGTCTTCGAAGATAAGACGATCCTGCCCCACATGCTTCTCGGTTATGCCCAAATTCCCGGCTGGTCATGGAAAACTGTGATCTGGGGGCCGGTGGCGCAGGCTTCGATCCTCAGCACCTGGCGCTTCCTGATCATCGGTGGCGTGGCGCTTGTGCTGGTCGCAGTGCTCGCCGCCTATGCTGTCGCAAGGCAGGTGCGCACCACCATCCGCGATATCGCCGACATGGCAAAGCGCATGGGCGACGGCCACATTGTCTCGCCGGTCGAGACCAGCGTCATCGAGGCGAACCAGGTGGCGATCGCCCTGTCGAATGCGTCCTTCGACCGCAGCCAGACCGAGGACCGGCTGCGTTTCGTCATGCACGAACTCGTGCACCGCACGAAAAATCTTCTGACGCTAGCCCAGGCAATGATGCGCCAGCTCGCCAAGCAGGCCGACAGCGTCGAGACCTTCCAAGCTGCCGTTGCAGACCGCCTCGAGGGGCTGGGGCGTTCGATCGAGCTCCTGACCAGCGAGCAATGGGGAGGCGTGTCGCTTCGGCGGGTCGTCGATATCCATCTGCAGGCCTTCCCGCAATCGCGCGAACAGATCGAAATCACCGGTGAGGATTTCGTTCTGAAGCCGGATGCGGTGCAGAATCTCGGACTGGCGCTGCATGAGCTGGTCACCAATTCGGTAAAATACGGTGCACTTTCCGTTCCGCAAGGCCGTGTTCGCTTCGAATGGCGCGATGTCAGGGAGGAAGACAAGCCGGATGCCCTGCTCCGCTTCACCTGGGAGGAGCGCGGCGGCCCGCCAGTGATAGAGCCATCACGCACGGGCTTCGGCACGACAGTTATCAAAGCCCATGCGGCCGCCGCCTTCCGCGGCACGGTTGAGATCGATTTCCGGCCCGAAGGCCTTCTATGGGTGTTGACTGCGCAACGCAACACGCTGGAGCGGGACTGA
- a CDS encoding DUF992 domain-containing protein — protein sequence MFKQTMIAAAALTATAWASPAGAENYVTLGRLVCGSDGGQGLIITSQKHLICTYTPASGGAKAVYAGKIEKFGLDIGQTGKSVMIWQVLAKTGTDMPQYALAGEYYGVGADASIGAGAGAKVIAGGTNKAFMLQPLNVQAQEGLNLAIGVEKMTLVPGEV from the coding sequence ATGTTCAAACAAACCATGATCGCAGCCGCGGCTCTGACGGCCACGGCGTGGGCAAGCCCGGCGGGCGCGGAAAACTACGTCACGCTTGGGCGCCTGGTCTGCGGATCGGATGGCGGCCAGGGTCTGATCATCACGTCGCAGAAGCACCTGATCTGCACCTACACGCCGGCATCCGGCGGCGCCAAGGCGGTCTACGCCGGCAAAATCGAGAAGTTCGGCCTCGACATCGGTCAGACCGGCAAGAGCGTGATGATTTGGCAGGTGCTTGCGAAAACTGGCACGGATATGCCGCAATACGCCCTGGCCGGAGAGTATTACGGGGTCGGCGCGGATGCGAGCATCGGTGCAGGGGCCGGCGCCAAGGTGATCGCCGGCGGCACCAACAAGGCCTTCATGCTGCAGCCGTTGAACGTCCAGGCTCAGGAAGGACTGAACCTGGCGATCGGGGTCGAGAAGATGACACTCGTACCGGGCGAGGTATGA
- a CDS encoding NAD(P)(+) transhydrogenase (Re/Si-specific) subunit beta: MNSIAAFLYLVSGVLFILALRGLSHPATSRKGNLYGMVGMAIAILTTLVLATPNFGGFVLIILGLAIGGSVGAYVARTIAMTSMPQLVAGFHSLVGLAAVLVAASALYTPASFGIGEIGHIHTEARVEMALGVAIGALTFTGSIIAFLKLDGRMSGKPILLPYRHVINAALLALIILFIIGLAATESHFDFWAVVALSLALGVLLIVPIGGADMPVVVSMLNSYSGWAAAGIGFTLGNLALIVTGALVGSSGAILSYIMCKGMNRSFVSVILGGFGGETASGGPDTTDRTVKLGSAEDAAYLMANASKVIIVPGYGMAVAQAQHALRELADNLKKNGVEVKYAIHPVAGRMPGHMNVLLAEANVPYDEVFELEDINSEFAQADVAYVIGANDVTNPAARDDKTSPIYGMPILDVDRAKTCLFVKRSLGSGYAGIDNTLFYKDGTMMLLGDAKKMTEDINKAISH, from the coding sequence ATGAACAGTATTGCAGCCTTCCTCTACCTCGTCTCCGGTGTTCTATTCATCCTGGCGCTACGCGGCCTGTCGCACCCTGCCACCAGCCGTAAAGGCAATCTCTACGGCATGGTCGGCATGGCGATCGCGATTCTGACGACGCTCGTGCTGGCGACGCCCAATTTCGGCGGCTTCGTGCTGATCATCCTCGGCCTAGCCATCGGCGGCAGTGTCGGCGCCTATGTCGCCCGCACCATTGCCATGACCTCGATGCCGCAACTGGTCGCCGGTTTCCATTCGCTGGTCGGCCTTGCAGCCGTCTTGGTCGCTGCCTCGGCGCTCTATACGCCGGCCTCGTTCGGCATCGGCGAGATCGGTCATATCCACACCGAGGCGCGCGTCGAGATGGCGCTCGGCGTGGCGATCGGAGCGCTCACCTTCACCGGTTCGATCATCGCCTTCCTGAAGCTCGATGGACGCATGTCCGGCAAGCCTATCCTGCTGCCCTACCGGCATGTGATCAATGCGGCGCTGCTGGCGTTGATCATCCTCTTCATCATCGGGCTTGCCGCCACCGAAAGCCATTTCGATTTCTGGGCCGTCGTGGCGCTGTCGCTGGCGCTCGGCGTTCTCTTGATCGTGCCGATCGGCGGCGCCGATATGCCCGTCGTCGTCTCGATGTTGAATTCCTATTCGGGATGGGCCGCGGCCGGCATCGGCTTCACGCTCGGCAATCTGGCGCTGATCGTCACCGGAGCGCTCGTCGGCTCCTCCGGCGCGATCCTCTCCTACATCATGTGCAAAGGCATGAACCGTTCCTTCGTCTCCGTCATCCTCGGCGGTTTCGGCGGCGAGACGGCGTCCGGCGGACCTGACACCACAGACCGGACAGTCAAGCTCGGCTCGGCCGAGGATGCGGCCTATCTGATGGCCAATGCCTCGAAGGTCATCATCGTGCCGGGATACGGCATGGCGGTTGCCCAGGCCCAGCATGCATTGCGTGAACTCGCCGACAATCTGAAGAAGAATGGCGTCGAAGTGAAATATGCCATTCATCCGGTCGCGGGCCGCATGCCTGGGCACATGAACGTGCTGCTCGCCGAAGCCAACGTTCCCTATGACGAGGTCTTCGAGCTGGAGGATATCAATTCGGAATTCGCCCAGGCCGATGTCGCCTATGTCATCGGCGCCAATGACGTCACCAATCCTGCTGCGCGCGACGACAAGACCTCGCCGATCTACGGCATGCCGATCCTTGACGTCGATCGGGCGAAGACCTGCCTGTTCGTCAAGCGTTCGCTCGGCTCCGGTTATGCCGGCATTGACAATACGCTGTTCTATAAGGACGGCACGATGATGCTGCTCGGCGACGCGAAGAAAATGACTGAAGATATCAACAAGGCGATTTCGCATTGA
- a CDS encoding proton-translocating transhydrogenase family protein, producing the protein MASEAMDKALEQLDQAVTAVVTAAAQAPEAASAATGGAIDPFVFQFAIFVLSIFVGYYVVWSVTPALHTPLMAVTNAISSVIVVGALLAVGISTSGLATGFGFVALVLVSVNIFGGFLVTQRMLAMYRKKDR; encoded by the coding sequence ATGGCCAGTGAAGCAATGGACAAAGCGCTGGAACAGCTCGACCAGGCAGTGACCGCCGTCGTCACGGCGGCGGCCCAGGCGCCGGAAGCGGCAAGCGCCGCCACCGGCGGGGCGATCGATCCCTTCGTCTTTCAATTCGCAATCTTCGTCTTGTCGATCTTCGTCGGTTATTACGTCGTGTGGTCGGTGACGCCGGCGCTGCATACGCCGCTGATGGCCGTCACCAATGCGATCTCCTCCGTCATCGTCGTCGGCGCGCTTCTGGCGGTCGGCATCTCGACGAGCGGGCTTGCGACCGGCTTCGGCTTCGTGGCCCTCGTGCTGGTTTCGGTGAACATCTTCGGCGGCTTCCTCGTCACGCAGCGAATGCTTGCGATGTACCGCAAGAAAGACCGGTGA
- a CDS encoding Re/Si-specific NAD(P)(+) transhydrogenase subunit alpha, with the protein MGNIVFVAKENAGGETRVAASAETVKKMKSFGFDVVVEAGAGAASRIPDGEFEAVGARIGSSADAASADVVLKVRRPSEQEISSYKSGAVVIAIMDPYGNDEAIAALASAELSAFAMELMPRITRAQSMDVLSSQANLAGYQAVIEAAAVYDRAMPMMMTAAGTVPAAKVFVMGAGVAGLQAIATARRLGAAVSATDVRPAAKEQVASLGAKFIAVEDEEFKAAETAGGYAKEMSADYQGKQAALVAEHIARQDIVITTALIPGRPAPRLVSRAMLASMKPGAVAVDLAVERGGNIEGVVAGEIADVEGVSVIGFANMPGRVAASASVLYAKNLVTFLETMVNKETGSVVVNLDDELVKATMLTYAGDVVHPAFGGAKRGTTDGQ; encoded by the coding sequence TTGGGCAATATCGTTTTTGTTGCAAAGGAAAATGCCGGCGGGGAGACGCGTGTCGCGGCCTCCGCCGAGACCGTGAAGAAAATGAAGAGTTTCGGATTCGACGTCGTCGTCGAGGCCGGCGCCGGGGCGGCGTCACGTATTCCGGATGGAGAGTTCGAGGCAGTAGGCGCCAGGATCGGCAGTTCCGCGGATGCCGCTTCGGCCGACGTCGTGCTCAAGGTGCGCCGTCCGAGCGAACAGGAAATCTCATCCTATAAAAGCGGCGCCGTGGTGATCGCCATCATGGACCCCTATGGCAATGACGAAGCGATCGCGGCTCTCGCCAGCGCCGAGCTTTCGGCTTTTGCGATGGAACTGATGCCGCGCATTACCCGCGCCCAATCGATGGACGTGCTGTCGTCCCAGGCTAATCTCGCCGGTTACCAGGCCGTCATCGAAGCGGCGGCGGTTTATGACCGCGCCATGCCGATGATGATGACGGCAGCCGGCACCGTGCCGGCCGCCAAGGTCTTCGTCATGGGCGCCGGCGTCGCCGGTCTTCAGGCGATCGCCACGGCGCGGCGCCTGGGTGCTGCGGTCTCGGCCACCGACGTGCGGCCGGCCGCCAAGGAACAGGTTGCCTCACTCGGCGCCAAGTTTATCGCCGTCGAGGACGAGGAGTTCAAGGCGGCGGAAACGGCCGGCGGCTATGCCAAGGAAATGTCGGCCGACTATCAGGGCAAGCAGGCCGCACTCGTGGCCGAACATATTGCCAGGCAGGATATCGTCATCACCACGGCGCTGATCCCCGGTCGCCCTGCGCCGCGTCTCGTTTCACGCGCCATGCTCGCCTCGATGAAGCCGGGTGCGGTGGCCGTCGACCTTGCCGTCGAGCGCGGCGGCAATATCGAGGGCGTCGTTGCCGGCGAGATCGCCGATGTCGAAGGCGTGAGTGTCATCGGATTTGCCAATATGCCGGGCCGGGTTGCGGCCAGCGCCTCGGTACTCTACGCCAAGAACCTCGTCACCTTCCTCGAGACCATGGTCAACAAGGAAACCGGGAGCGTCGTCGTCAACCTCGACGACGAGCTGGTCAAGGCGACGATGCTGACCTATGCCGGCGACGTGGTTCATCCCGCCTTCGGCGGCGCGAAAAGGGGGACAACTGATGGCCAGTGA
- a CDS encoding aa3-type cytochrome c oxidase subunit IV — MAEHHTGPVETGAPMDYREHEKTYDMFIAGAKYGSMLLIVLLLAMTAGFFGGAGLLGGLFVFIILLAAGIFLVR, encoded by the coding sequence ATGGCCGAACATCATACCGGACCGGTCGAGACCGGCGCGCCGATGGATTACCGGGAACATGAAAAAACCTACGACATGTTCATCGCCGGCGCGAAATACGGCTCGATGCTTCTCATCGTCCTGCTGCTTGCGATGACCGCCGGTTTCTTCGGCGGCGCCGGCCTTCTCGGTGGCCTCTTCGTATTCATCATACTTCTTGCCGCCGGCATCTTCCTCGTCCGCTGA